GGCCGCGGCAAGCCCGATCGTCGGGGTGCCCCCGGCCTTCGCGCGGATCTTCCGCGCCTTCGCGGTGGCAAGGGCGCTGCTGGGCCTGCTGCTGCTGCTGATCCAGGGCCTGCTGGCCCTGGTGGCCAGCAGCGCGCCGAACCTGCTGCCCCTGCTGCTGTGCGGCGGCTATGCCGCCGTGGGCGTGGGCACCCTGATCTGGACCGCCCGCAGCAGCGCCCCGGTGAGCCGCGCCGGCAAGCTCGGCCAGCGCGGCTGGCTCGGCACCGTCGGCGTCGATCTGGTCGTCTTCAGCCTGCTGTTGTTCCTGGCCGGTGCGGGCATGAACGTCGCAGCGCTGTTCGTGCTGCCCGTGCTGATGGCCGCCACGCTGATGGCGCGCCGGCCCGCCATGGCCGTCGCCGCCGGGGTGGTGCTGGTGCAGCTGGGCCATGCCGCCTGGAACGGCTTGACGGGCGGCGAGTTCGCGTCGCAAGTCACCCAGGCTGGGCTGACCGGCGCCGGCATGCTGGCGATCGCCGCGCTGACCAGCGAGCTCGCGCAGCGCCTGGCCCGCCAGGAGCTGGCCGCCCGCAACACCCTGGAGCTGGCACGCCAGCAGGCCCGCCTGAACCGGCTGATGATCGAGGAGATGCCCGACGGCGTCATGGTGGTGGACCGCCACGGCCGCGTGCGCGCCGCCAACCCCGCCGCGGTGGCGCTGATCGGCGCGGCCCGCACCCGCCGCTTCCTGCCCTTCGACCTGGCTGGCCGGGCGCCCTGGCAGCCCCTGATCGCGGCGCTGCAGGAGGGCTTTGCCACCGGCACCTGGCCCCAGGGCGGCCAGGAACTGGCCCTGCGCCTGGAGCCCAGCCCCGGCGCCCCGGCCGAGGAGCGCCAGCTGCGCCTGCGCATGCGCTTCACCCGCCGCCAGCACGCCAGCGGTGAGGAGGAGTTGGGCGTGCTCTTCGTGGAGGACATGCGCACCCTGCGCGCGCGCGCCCAGCAGGAAAAGCTCGCGGCGATGGGGCGGGTCTCCGCCGGCATCGCGCACGAGATCCGCAATCCGCTGGCCGCCATCGCCCAGGCCAACGCCCTGCTGGCCGAGGACCTGACCCAGCCCAGCCAAGCCCGGTTGGCGCGCATGGTGGCCGACAACGTGGAGCGCCTGCAGCGCATCGTCGACGACATGCTGGAGGTGGCCCCAGGCGCGCCACGCGAGGCGCCGGTGATCGACCTCGGCCTGCAGGTCGAAGCCCTGTGCGCCGAGTGGGCCCGCACCGCCGGGCTGCCGACCAGCGACGCCAGCCCGCTGTACGTGGACTGTGGCGAAGAGCCGATCAGCGTGCGCTTCGACCCCGAGCACCTGCGCCGTGTGCTCATCAACCTGCTCGACAACGCCCTGCGCCATGGCAGCGGCCAGCCCCAGGCGGTGTGGGTGCGCACAGTGGCGCTCGGCCCGATGCAGGCGGCGCTGTCGGTGTCCAGCGACGGGCGGCCGATCGCCCCGGACGTCGAGCCCTACCTGTTCGAACCCTTCTTCTCAACGCGCAGCCGTGGCAGCGGTCTCGGCCTGTATATTTGCCGCGAACTGTGCGAGCGCTATGGCGCCACGATCGAATACCAGCCGCGCGGCGCGGGGGCCCGCCACCGCAACGCCTTCATCGTCACGCTGCCCCGCCTGCCCACCACCGACACCAGCGCGCGCGCCCGCCTGATCTGACGCCGAATGCTGATGCCGCCTCTACCTGCTCCAGCCCTCCGGCGTAGCCCCGCATGAACGTCAGCGCGCCCCCCAGCATCCTGGTCGTCGACGACGAGCCCGACCTGCGCACCCTCTACGAACTCTCCCTGCTGCGCGAGGGCTATGACGTCGAGACTGCGGGGGCGGTGGAGGAGGCCTGGGCCCTGCTCAAGGACCGGCGCTACCAGGCGGTGATCACCGACATGCGGCTGCCCGACGGCACCGGGCTGGACCTGCTGCGCCGCCTGGAGCAGGCCGGCCGCAGCGAGCGCAGCATCGTCATCACCGCCTATGGCTCGCCCGAGAACGCCGTGCAGGCCCTCAAGGCGGGCGCCTACGACTACCTCACCAAGCCGGTCGACCTGAAGCAGTTCCGCGCCGTCGTGGCCGCGGCCCTCGGGCGCACGATGTCGCCCCGCGCGGCGGCCGCCGGCGAGCCGGCCGGTACCCCCACCAGCGCACCGGCCCCGCTGGGCCGGGCGCCGCGCCGCGCGGTCGACGGCCCGGACAACGCGCTGCGCCGCATGGCGGGCCACTCCGCGGCGATGGAGCAGGTGCGCCAGCTGGTCGAGAAGGTGGCGCGCAGCATGGCGCCGGTGCTGATCCAGGGCGAATCCGGCACCGGCAAGGAGCTGGTGGCGCGCTCGATCCACCAGGTCAGCGCCCGCAGTGCCCAGCCCTTCATCGCGGTGAACTGCGGCGCCATCCCCGAGCAGCTGCTCGAAGCCGAGTTCTTCGGCTACCGCAAGGGCGCCTTCACCGGCGCGGCGGAGGACCGTGACGGCTTCTTCCAGGCCGCACGCGGCGGTACCCTCTTCCTCGACGAGATTGGCGACCTGCCGCTGTCGATGCAGAGCAAGCTGCTGCGCGCGATCCAGGAGCGCGCCGTGCGGCCGGTCGGCGCCGTGGTCGAGGTGCCGCTGGACGTGCGCGTCATCAGCGCCACCCACAAGGACCTAGCCGAAGAGGTGCCGCGCGGGCGCTTCCGCCAGGACCTGTACTACCGGCTGAACGTCATCGAGATCCGCGTGCCGGCCCTGCGCGAGCGCTGCGACGACCTGCCGGAGCTCTGCGCGCGCGTGCTGGAGCGCATCGCGGGCGACGCCGGCATGGCCAACACGCCCCGCCTCACGCCCGCCGCACTGGCGCACCTGGGGCGCTACCGCTTCCCGGGCAACGTGCGCGAGCTGGAGAACCTGCTGCACCGCGCGGTGGCCCTGTCGGGCGGGCCCACGATCGACGTCGAGGATCTGGGCCTGCCCGGCGCACGCACCGCCCCCGACGCGGCCCCGGCCACCTTGTCGGCCTGCTCTCCCGAGCCCGGCACGCCCGTGGACGCCGGAACTGCGGCGGGCGCAGGGGCAGGGGCAGGGGAGCCCCCACGCCCCCATCCGTCCGCCCCTGCCGCGTCGCCATCGACCGCGCCGGCCGCGCCGCTGCCAACCGATCTGGTGGCCTACCTCGACGAGGTCGAGCGCGAGGTGCTGGCGCGGGCGCTGGAACGCCACCGCTACAACCGCACCGCCGCGGGCGCTGCGATGGGCCTGACGCTGCGGCAGATGCGCTACCGCATGGCCCGGCTGGGCGTGCACGTGGCGGGAGACGGGGTGACACTCGACGACGGCGAGCCGAGCGAGGCTGGCGATTCAGGCGGCAGCGAATGAAATGCCGCCAGCGCCGCCGCCGTCACCCGCGTCGCGATTCCCCTGAGGTGGCTTGCTGGCGGCAGGGCTGGCTGTCGACGGCACGGGTGGTGCCCAGCCCCAACCACGGCCCGCGCCCGGCCGGGGCCGAAGTCTGCCTCGCGGTGCTGCACTCGATCAGCCTGCCACCTGGCCACTACGGTGGGCCGGCGGTCGAGCAACTCTTCACCAATCGGCTTGATCCCGCCGGCCACCCCTCGTTTGCCGAGGTCGCGGCGCTGCGGGTCTCAGCCCACTTCCTGATCCGGCGCGACGGACAGGTGCTGCAGTTCGTCAGCGTGGCCAACCGGGCCTGGCATGCGGGCCTCTCGCGTTGGCGCGGCGTGGCCAACCGCAACGACGACTCGGTGGGCATCGAGCTGGAAGGCCTGGAGGGGCGGCGCTTCACCGCAGCCCAATACCGCCGCGCCGCCTGGCTGCTGCGCCGCCTGTGCGACGCCTGGCCGGTCACCGAGGTGGTGGGGCACGAGCACATCGCCCCCGGGCGCAAACGCGATCCTGGTCCAGGCTGGCACTGGCCGCGGCTGGCAAGGCGGCTGAGCGGCATACCGCTGCAGCCAACCCCGGCGCACGCCACCGCATCCGCACTGCGCGCCCTCGCTGGCGGCTGAGGGTCACCGCGAACGGGCGCCCAAGGACACAGGGCTGGATCTGGACAAGTTTCGTGATTGACTACATCAGCATTCACAAATATGTAGGCAGTTTCAGACTCTGCAGTGCAGCTGCACCCCGCACCGGGGACCAAGCAGCTCGACATGACCGGGCGATGTCAAGAAACGCTTGGTGATTCGACGCGACGTTCAGATAATCCGGCTCTGATAGGAAGTCAGACATGCTGGTCTGGGAAGACTTGCCCCATCCGTCGCACGCCCCCGCGAATCCCGCCCTGCCGAACGTCCCGCGCGATGTCTCGGCCCCGATGCCATCCCCCCTGCACGCCGCACGTCGGATCCCGACGAGCCACCCGTGCACGCCCGCCGCGGGCGGCGAGGACGGCCATCGCCACGGGCGGTGCGGCCACCCTGCGTCACATCGGCAACATCCCCTTTTCCTGAGGTGCCGCCCGACGGTCCCGGCCCGGACCACAAGCCACGGCACCAAGACATTCACGGCAGTCGGCGCCGCTCCTGGGCAGTCCGGCACCACGAATCACCGGGCGGGCGCGAGCAACCTGGTGTGTTTTTTGTCCACGTGATCAAGGAGAACGAGATGGCAACTGCAAAGAAAGCGGCAGCGCCCGCCAAGAAGGCCCCGGCAGCCAAGAAGGCCGCCGCCAAGAAGACCGCTGTCGCGGTTGAAGCCACGGTGGCACCGGTGGCAGCACCTGCTGCAGCCGACAAGGCCGCTGTGAAGAAGGCACCGGCCAAGAAGGCGGGCGCGAAGAAGGTGGTGGCCGCGCCGGCTGCACCGGTTCCAGCGCCGGTTGCTGCAGCACCGGCACCCGCCAAGAAGGCCGCTGCCAAGAAAGCCCCGGCCAAGAAGGCTGCAGCCGCCGCACCGGCGCCCGCTCCCGCTCCGGTCGAGGCGCCCGCACCCGCCAAGAAGGCCACCCCCAAGCCGGGCCTGAAGCGCGCGGCACCTGCCAAAAAGGCGGCGGCGGCTCCTGCGCCAGTACCGCCGGCCCCGGCATCGGCCCCCGCAGCCAAGAAGGCCGCAGCCAAGAAGGCCCCGGCCAAGCAGGCAGCAGCGGCTGCACCGGCGCCCGCCCCGGTCGAGGCACCCGCGCCGGCCAAGAAGGCCGCCCCCAAGCCGAGCGTGAAGAGCGCGGCACCGGCCAAGAAGGCCGCGGCGAAGAAGGCCGCTGCGCCGGCACCCGCCGCAGCCGCAGCCGCAGCGTCGGCCAAGACGACGCTCAGCCCGCAGGCCGCCTGGCCCTTTCCGACCGGCGAAAAGCCCTGAGTGACGCAGGCCGGCCGCCTCGGCGTGCCGGCTGAATGAGCGCTCCACGCCCGGCCCTGCGCCGGGCGTTTTGTTTCCAGCCCTCCCGACGAAGACCTCGACCATGAAAGCGACCCCGCGCCATCCAGCCCCCGCGAGTGCGCCCGAGGCCCCGTCCTACCTGATCTGGCAGGACGATGGCGCGCTGCTCGACCTGGCCGTCATCCCGAATGCCAAGCGCAGCCAGCTGGCCGGCCTGCACGATGGGGCGCTGCGCGTGCGCCTGGCGGCGCCGCCGGTGGACGGGGCGGCCAACGAGGCGCTGCAGCGCTGGCTGGCCGACGAGGTGGGCGTCCCGAAGTCCCAGGTGCAACTGCTGCGTGGCGCCAGCGGGCGACGCAAGCGCGTCAAGCTGCTGGCCGAGCGGCGGGTGTTGCAGGACTGGCTGGCGCGCATGAGCGTGGCGCTGGCGGCCCTGCAGCAGGAGTGAGAACCACCCGAGCCGCTGCGATCAGGCCACGCCGAGGGCGGCGCGGTCCAGCGTGTGGTTCTGCGGGCCGTGGCAGGCGATCTTGATCGCGCCGACGCGGTTGCCCAGCTCGACGCAGCGCACCAGGTCCCAGCCGCGCTCCAGGCCGTAGAGCAGGGCGCCGCGGAAGGCGTCGCCACAGCCGGTGGGATCCAGCACCGCCTCGGCGACCACGCCCGGCACGCGGGTGACTTCACCCTGCACCCAGACGTCGCAGCCCTCGTGGCCCAGCGTCACCACCACGCCGCGCAGGTGCGAGCGGGACAGCGTGGCCAGGTCGGTGTCCATGCGCTCGCACAACATGCGGGCCTCGTAGTCGTTCACCGTCACCCAGGTGGCCTGGGCGACGAAGCCGTGCAGCTCCTCGCCGTTGAACATCGGCAGGCCCTGGCCCGGATCGAAGATGAAGGGCAGGCCGGCGGCGGCGAAGTCGCGCGCGCGCTTGAGCATGGCATCGCGCCCGTCGGGCCCGATCAGCGCCAGCCTCAGGTCGTCGCGCACCGGCATCTCGATGCGGTCGGCAAACTGCATCGCACCGGGGTGGAAGGCCGTGATCTGGTTGTTGTCCTCGTCGGTGATGATGTTGGCCTGCGCGGTGTAGCTCTCGGCCACCGTCAGCACATGGCGGGTGTCGATGCCCAGGTCGTTCATGCGCTCCAGGTAGCCCGCGCCATCGCTGCCCAGGGCCGCCATCACCACCGGCTCGCCACCCAGGGCCTTGAGCGTGTAGGCGATGTTGCCGGCGCAGCCGCCGAATTCGCGGCGCAGCGTGGGCACCAGGAAGGAGACGTTCAGGATGTGGATCTGCTCGGGCAGGATCTGCTGCGCGAAGCGGCCGGGGAAGGTGGCGATCGTGTCGAACGCGAGCGAACCGCAGATGAGGGCGGACATGGGGAGGGCTCCAGGAAACAGGGAACGGCAAGGGCCCGGCGGCGACGCACCGCCCAGGCCCAAGATGGACTGGCCGCGATTGTGCGGCCGCCCTGCCCTGCCCCCGGGCCGACTCAGCGCCGCCGCAGCAGCGCGTGCAGGGCGATTGCGCCGAAAGTCGCGGTTCCGATGCCACCCAGCGTGAAGGCGCCGAACTTCAGCGTGTAGTCGCCCGTGCCCAGCACCAGCGTGACGGCGGCGACGATGAGGTTGGTGTTGTCGGAGAAGTCCACCCGGTTGTCGACCCAGATCTTGGCGCCGGCCACCGCGATCAGGCCGAAGACGACGATCGACACCCCGCCCATCACCGCCAGCGGGATGGCCTGGATCAGCGCGCCGAACTTGGGCGAGAAGCCCAGCAGCACCGCGATCAGTGCGGCGACCACGAACATCGCGGTCGAGTAGATCTTGGTGGCGGCCATCACGCCGATGTTCTCGGCGTAGGTGGTCACGCCGGTGCCGCCCGCGGCGCCCGACACCATCGTGGCCACGCCGTCGCCGATGAAGGCGCGACCCAGGTAGGCGTCCATGTTGCGGCCGGTCATGGCGCTCACGGCCTTGAGGTGGCCCAGGTTCTCGGCCACCAGGATCACCGCCACCGGTGCGATCAGCAGCATGGCCTTGGCATCGAACACCGGCGCGGCGAAGTTGGGCGCGCCGAACCAGGCGGCCGAGGCGACACGGCTGAAGTCGATCGGCTTGCCCAGGCCCAGGCCGTTGGTGAGCAGGGCGTAAAGGATCGACGCCAGGATCAACCCGACCAGGATCAGCAGGCGTTGCGTCATGCCGCGCGTGTACACCGCGACGAAGCCGACGCAGAGGAAGGTCAGCCCCTGCATCCAGGCGTCGAAGGCGGTGGGCGCCATGTTCTTGATCGGGATGCCAGCCAGGTTCAGGCCGATCACCGCCACCACCGCGCCGGTCACCACCGGCGGCATGAAGCGCTCGATCCAGCCCGCGCCGGTGCCCGCCACGATGAGGCCGATCAGCGTGTACACCGCACCGCAGGCGATGATGCCGCCCAGCGCCACGCCGAGGTTGCCGTTGGCGCCCTGGCCCGCGTAGCCGGTGGCCGCGATCACCACGCCGATGAAGGCGAAGCTCGACCCCAGGTAGCTCGGCACCCGCCCGCCGACGATGAAGAAGAAGATCAGCGTGCCCACGCCGCTCATCAGGATCGCGACGTTGGGGTCAAAGCCCATCAGCAGCGGCGCCAGCACCGTCGCACCAAACATCGCGATGACGTGCTGGACGCCCATCGCGAAGGTCTGGGGCCACGGCAGGCGCTCATCGGGCGCGATCACGCCCTCGGTCTTCTCCTGCCAACGCGGGAACAGTGAATTCATGGGTTTCCTTGGCTGCACGCGACCACCTGGCGCGCGCGTTAAAAAACGCACGGCGAAGTGTAAGCAACCGTCAAGGAAACTTGAAAAAAAAGGAAGGGGAGCGGGACGCAGAAACCGGGTGCTCGCTCTCTCAAACCCGGAACGCCCGCTCCCCTCGGGACTTGACCCAGTCCCGAAGGCTTCTCTGAGGAGGAGTCACACGAGAAGATCAGCCACCTTCGCCGCGCCGTTCGATCCGGGACCGGATCGCGGGGATGAGGGCAAGCAGCAGAAGGTCAGTGCACGGGATGGCATCTTCCATGCCATCCCGGGGGCGCGAACGGCCCCTGGGTTCATGCTTGCGTGGTCAACGCACCATCAAAGCGGCATCACCGTACCAGGGCCTGGGTAGGCAGATCCTCGACCGCCTCAGCCGCGGCAAAGGCGCTGAGGGCCATCACGACCGCCACGGCGGCCAACCAGTCGGACCAACGGAATTTCATCTTCTGCCCCTGGGCCGGCCGGGCGGTCGGTGACACGCGCTGCAGCGGCTTCCTGACGGAGACAGCGGCATCGTCCGTGCCATGAAGCAACTGTGTACGCCGTCACAAGCCCAGCCCACCGCTGCAAAGTCTCATTGCAACGCTGACAGGATCCGTCAGACGCGATGACAGGATTGGTCACCCCCGAACTGACATGGCCTGCCAGAACCGGCAAAACCCGTCGAGGCCGGCTCGTCAGGCCGCGGCCTGCCAGCCGCGCGGCACGGCGCCCAGCAGCCGGCGCGTGTACTCCTCACGCGGCGCGGCCAGCAGGTCAGCCGCACCTGCGCGCTCGACCACCCGGCCGTCCTTCATCACCAGCACCTCGTCGGAGATGAAGCGCACCACGGCCAGGTCGTGGCTGATGAAGACGTAGGC
The Sphaerotilus microaerophilus DNA segment above includes these coding regions:
- a CDS encoding sensor histidine kinase, translating into MPPAFARIFRAFAVARALLGLLLLLIQGLLALVASSAPNLLPLLLCGGYAAVGVGTLIWTARSSAPVSRAGKLGQRGWLGTVGVDLVVFSLLLFLAGAGMNVAALFVLPVLMAATLMARRPAMAVAAGVVLVQLGHAAWNGLTGGEFASQVTQAGLTGAGMLAIAALTSELAQRLARQELAARNTLELARQQARLNRLMIEEMPDGVMVVDRHGRVRAANPAAVALIGAARTRRFLPFDLAGRAPWQPLIAALQEGFATGTWPQGGQELALRLEPSPGAPAEERQLRLRMRFTRRQHASGEEELGVLFVEDMRTLRARAQQEKLAAMGRVSAGIAHEIRNPLAAIAQANALLAEDLTQPSQARLARMVADNVERLQRIVDDMLEVAPGAPREAPVIDLGLQVEALCAEWARTAGLPTSDASPLYVDCGEEPISVRFDPEHLRRVLINLLDNALRHGSGQPQAVWVRTVALGPMQAALSVSSDGRPIAPDVEPYLFEPFFSTRSRGSGLGLYICRELCERYGATIEYQPRGAGARHRNAFIVTLPRLPTTDTSARARLI
- a CDS encoding sigma-54-dependent transcriptional regulator, with product MNVSAPPSILVVDDEPDLRTLYELSLLREGYDVETAGAVEEAWALLKDRRYQAVITDMRLPDGTGLDLLRRLEQAGRSERSIVITAYGSPENAVQALKAGAYDYLTKPVDLKQFRAVVAAALGRTMSPRAAAAGEPAGTPTSAPAPLGRAPRRAVDGPDNALRRMAGHSAAMEQVRQLVEKVARSMAPVLIQGESGTGKELVARSIHQVSARSAQPFIAVNCGAIPEQLLEAEFFGYRKGAFTGAAEDRDGFFQAARGGTLFLDEIGDLPLSMQSKLLRAIQERAVRPVGAVVEVPLDVRVISATHKDLAEEVPRGRFRQDLYYRLNVIEIRVPALRERCDDLPELCARVLERIAGDAGMANTPRLTPAALAHLGRYRFPGNVRELENLLHRAVALSGGPTIDVEDLGLPGARTAPDAAPATLSACSPEPGTPVDAGTAAGAGAGAGEPPRPHPSAPAASPSTAPAAPLPTDLVAYLDEVEREVLARALERHRYNRTAAGAAMGLTLRQMRYRMARLGVHVAGDGVTLDDGEPSEAGDSGGSE
- the ampD gene encoding 1,6-anhydro-N-acetylmuramyl-L-alanine amidase AmpD, which produces MKCRQRRRRHPRRDSPEVACWRQGWLSTARVVPSPNHGPRPAGAEVCLAVLHSISLPPGHYGGPAVEQLFTNRLDPAGHPSFAEVAALRVSAHFLIRRDGQVLQFVSVANRAWHAGLSRWRGVANRNDDSVGIELEGLEGRRFTAAQYRRAAWLLRRLCDAWPVTEVVGHEHIAPGRKRDPGPGWHWPRLARRLSGIPLQPTPAHATASALRALAGG
- a CDS encoding histone encodes the protein MATAKKAAAPAKKAPAAKKAAAKKTAVAVEATVAPVAAPAAADKAAVKKAPAKKAGAKKVVAAPAAPVPAPVAAAPAPAKKAAAKKAPAKKAAAAAPAPAPAPVEAPAPAKKATPKPGLKRAAPAKKAAAAPAPVPPAPASAPAAKKAAAKKAPAKQAAAAAPAPAPVEAPAPAKKAAPKPSVKSAAPAKKAAAKKAAAPAPAAAAAAASAKTTLSPQAAWPFPTGEKP
- a CDS encoding DUF167 domain-containing protein, translating into MKATPRHPAPASAPEAPSYLIWQDDGALLDLAVIPNAKRSQLAGLHDGALRVRLAAPPVDGAANEALQRWLADEVGVPKSQVQLLRGASGRRKRVKLLAERRVLQDWLARMSVALAALQQE
- a CDS encoding carbohydrate kinase family protein; its protein translation is MSALICGSLAFDTIATFPGRFAQQILPEQIHILNVSFLVPTLRREFGGCAGNIAYTLKALGGEPVVMAALGSDGAGYLERMNDLGIDTRHVLTVAESYTAQANIITDEDNNQITAFHPGAMQFADRIEMPVRDDLRLALIGPDGRDAMLKRARDFAAAGLPFIFDPGQGLPMFNGEELHGFVAQATWVTVNDYEARMLCERMDTDLATLSRSHLRGVVVTLGHEGCDVWVQGEVTRVPGVVAEAVLDPTGCGDAFRGALLYGLERGWDLVRCVELGNRVGAIKIACHGPQNHTLDRAALGVA
- a CDS encoding solute carrier family 23 protein — protein: MNSLFPRWQEKTEGVIAPDERLPWPQTFAMGVQHVIAMFGATVLAPLLMGFDPNVAILMSGVGTLIFFFIVGGRVPSYLGSSFAFIGVVIAATGYAGQGANGNLGVALGGIIACGAVYTLIGLIVAGTGAGWIERFMPPVVTGAVVAVIGLNLAGIPIKNMAPTAFDAWMQGLTFLCVGFVAVYTRGMTQRLLILVGLILASILYALLTNGLGLGKPIDFSRVASAAWFGAPNFAAPVFDAKAMLLIAPVAVILVAENLGHLKAVSAMTGRNMDAYLGRAFIGDGVATMVSGAAGGTGVTTYAENIGVMAATKIYSTAMFVVAALIAVLLGFSPKFGALIQAIPLAVMGGVSIVVFGLIAVAGAKIWVDNRVDFSDNTNLIVAAVTLVLGTGDYTLKFGAFTLGGIGTATFGAIALHALLRRR